A window of the Yersinia rochesterensis genome harbors these coding sequences:
- the ribB gene encoding 3,4-dihydroxy-2-butanone-4-phosphate synthase, with the protein MNQTLLSDFGTAVERVERAIDALRNGRGVMVLDDESRENEGDMVFAAETMTVEQMALTIRHGSGIVCLCITDERRQQLDLPMMVSNNSSQFQTAFTVTIEAAKGVTTGVSAADRLTTIRAAIADNAKPADLNRPGHVFPLRGQPGGVLSRRGHTEASIDLATLAGYKPAGVLCELTNDDGSMAHAPEVIEFAKLHDMPVVTIDDLAEYLQSQEKKAS; encoded by the coding sequence ATGAATCAGACCCTTCTATCAGATTTTGGCACGGCTGTTGAGCGTGTGGAACGTGCTATTGATGCGCTGCGTAATGGCCGTGGTGTTATGGTGTTGGATGACGAAAGTCGTGAAAACGAAGGCGATATGGTTTTTGCTGCTGAAACAATGACTGTTGAGCAAATGGCACTGACTATCCGCCACGGCAGTGGCATTGTGTGCCTGTGTATCACTGACGAACGGCGTCAACAGCTTGATTTACCGATGATGGTGAGCAACAACTCCAGCCAGTTCCAAACGGCATTTACCGTGACCATTGAAGCGGCTAAAGGCGTGACGACTGGCGTTTCTGCTGCTGACCGTCTGACCACTATCCGCGCGGCAATTGCTGATAACGCGAAACCTGCTGACCTTAATCGCCCTGGTCATGTATTCCCGCTGCGCGGACAGCCAGGCGGCGTATTATCCCGCCGTGGTCATACTGAAGCTTCTATCGATCTGGCGACACTGGCAGGCTACAAACCTGCGGGCGTATTGTGTGAACTGACCAATGACGACGGTAGCATGGCACATGCACCAGAAGTGATTGAGTTCGCTAAATTACATGATATGCCAGTCGTGACTATTGATGATTTGGCTGAGTACCTCCAGTCTCAAGAAAAAAAAGCCAGCTGA
- the ubiK gene encoding ubiquinone biosynthesis accessory factor UbiK — protein sequence MIDPKKIEQIARQVHESMPKGIREFGDDVEKKIRLVLQSQLTRLDLVNREEFDVQTQVLLRTREKLALLEQRMGELEAKFNSAPAAVDTTAAIDDKTGE from the coding sequence ATGATTGACCCGAAAAAAATTGAACAAATCGCCCGCCAGGTGCATGAGTCTATGCCAAAAGGTATTCGCGAATTCGGGGACGACGTCGAAAAAAAAATTCGGCTAGTGCTGCAATCGCAGTTAACCCGCCTGGATTTGGTTAATCGTGAAGAGTTCGACGTCCAAACTCAAGTATTGCTACGCACCAGAGAAAAACTGGCGTTGTTGGAACAACGCATGGGCGAACTGGAAGCCAAATTCAACAGTGCTCCGGCCGCCGTTGATACAACAGCCGCGATTGATGATAAGACGGGCGAGTAA
- the yjeH gene encoding L-methionine/branched-chain amino acid transporter, translated as MSGLKQELSLAQGVGLLSTSLLGTGVFAVPALAAMLAGADSLWAWPLLIVLVFPIAIAFAALGRHFPSAGGAAHFVTMAFGPKLGKVTGWLFLSVIPVGLPAALQIAAGFWQATFGWSDTGLLMVQLATLLVIWLLGTRSAGSSANVQTLIALLVIALVVAIWWQGDIQLSQIPWPAPQDISPSNMFSALAVMFWCFVGLEAFAHLATEFRHPKRDFPRALMVGLLVAGAVYWGCTVVVLHFHAYGEQQAAAASLPGIVVQLFGEHALWIACIIGYLACFASVNIYTQSFARMVWSQAQVRPQSKLAQLSAGQTPVNALTAVVGSCLLFTLLTYWLSLPLDLLIVYANGIFVLIYLLCMLAGIRLLSGRSRVMSVIGSILCCVLLVMIGWKSLYALLMFALLWMLMSRRRESVIPL; from the coding sequence GTGAGTGGACTAAAACAGGAGTTGAGTCTGGCACAGGGAGTCGGGTTGTTGTCCACCTCATTGCTGGGAACCGGTGTCTTTGCCGTGCCAGCACTGGCGGCAATGCTGGCGGGGGCGGATAGTTTATGGGCCTGGCCGCTATTGATAGTGCTGGTTTTCCCGATTGCTATCGCCTTTGCTGCTTTAGGCCGTCATTTTCCCAGTGCTGGTGGCGCAGCCCATTTCGTTACCATGGCATTCGGGCCGAAGCTCGGGAAAGTCACCGGTTGGCTCTTTTTGTCCGTCATTCCAGTCGGTTTACCTGCTGCGTTACAAATAGCTGCAGGTTTCTGGCAAGCCACTTTTGGCTGGAGTGATACCGGGTTATTGATGGTGCAATTGGCGACCTTACTGGTTATTTGGCTGCTGGGGACTCGCAGCGCGGGTTCTAGTGCTAATGTGCAGACATTGATTGCCTTGCTGGTTATCGCGCTAGTGGTGGCTATTTGGTGGCAGGGCGATATTCAGCTATCACAGATACCTTGGCCCGCACCGCAAGATATTTCCCCCTCAAATATGTTTAGCGCGCTGGCCGTGATGTTCTGGTGCTTTGTCGGGCTGGAAGCTTTCGCGCACCTGGCGACAGAATTCCGTCATCCAAAACGTGATTTTCCGCGCGCGCTGATGGTCGGATTGTTGGTCGCCGGGGCGGTCTACTGGGGATGCACTGTGGTGGTACTGCATTTCCATGCTTATGGTGAGCAGCAAGCGGCCGCGGCTTCATTGCCGGGAATTGTGGTGCAATTGTTTGGTGAACATGCGCTGTGGATTGCCTGCATTATTGGTTATTTGGCCTGTTTTGCCAGTGTGAATATCTATACTCAAAGTTTTGCCCGCATGGTGTGGTCACAAGCGCAGGTGCGCCCACAAAGTAAGCTGGCGCAGCTGTCTGCTGGGCAAACACCGGTCAATGCACTGACTGCGGTGGTCGGCAGTTGCCTGCTCTTTACTCTGCTGACTTACTGGCTGTCTCTGCCATTGGATTTACTGATTGTTTACGCCAACGGCATTTTTGTGCTGATTTATTTATTGTGCATGCTGGCGGGTATTCGCTTATTAAGTGGGCGCTCGCGGGTGATGTCGGTGATTGGCAGTATTCTGTGTTGTGTATTGCTGGTGATGATTGGTTGGAAAAGCTTATACGCCTTACTGATGTTTGCACTGTTGTGGATGCTGATGTCCAGACGGCGAGAGTCAGTCATACCGCTATAA
- the hldE gene encoding bifunctional D-glycero-beta-D-manno-heptose-7-phosphate kinase/D-glycero-beta-D-manno-heptose 1-phosphate adenylyltransferase HldE, with the protein MKVTLPDFRRAGVLVVGDVMLDRYWYGPTSRISPEAPVPVVKVDTIEERPGGAANVAMNIASLGAISRLVGLTGIDDAARALTSKLNEVQVRCDFVSVPTHPTITKLRVLSRNQQLIRLDFEEGFDGVDPQPIFERIQQALPQIGALVLSDYAKGALNSVQAMIQLARKAKVPVLIDPKGSDFERYRGATLLTPNLSEFEAVVGHCKNEEELVSRGMKLVADFELSALLVTRSEQGMTLLQPGKPPLHLPTQAQEVFDVTGAGDTVIGVLAAALAAGNTLEESCFLANAAAGVVVGKLGTSTVSPIELENAIRGRAETGFGVMDEQQLKKAVAQARQRGEKVVMTNGIFDILHAGHVSYLANARKLGDRLIVAVNSDASTKRLKGEKRPVNPLDQRMIVLGALEAVDWVVPFEEDTPQRLVADILPDLLVKGGDYKPDEIAGSAEVWAAGGEVKVLNFEDGVSTTNIIQSIKNGRG; encoded by the coding sequence ATGAAAGTCACGCTGCCTGATTTTCGCCGCGCCGGTGTTTTAGTCGTTGGTGATGTCATGTTAGACCGTTATTGGTATGGCCCAACCAGCCGGATTTCACCCGAAGCACCGGTGCCGGTGGTCAAAGTTGATACCATCGAAGAACGCCCTGGTGGTGCCGCGAACGTCGCAATGAACATCGCTTCCCTTGGCGCTATCTCCCGATTAGTGGGATTGACTGGGATTGATGATGCCGCGCGCGCACTGACCAGCAAGCTCAATGAAGTGCAGGTGCGTTGTGATTTTGTTTCGGTGCCCACTCACCCGACTATCACCAAGCTACGGGTACTTTCCCGTAATCAGCAGCTCATTCGCCTGGATTTCGAAGAAGGTTTTGATGGTGTTGACCCTCAACCTATCTTTGAGCGCATTCAACAAGCGCTACCACAGATTGGTGCTCTGGTGCTGTCCGACTATGCCAAAGGCGCACTGAACAGTGTGCAGGCGATGATCCAACTGGCGCGAAAAGCCAAAGTTCCGGTGCTTATCGATCCTAAAGGCAGCGATTTTGAACGTTATCGCGGCGCAACCCTGCTGACACCTAATTTGTCCGAGTTTGAAGCGGTGGTCGGTCATTGCAAAAATGAAGAAGAATTGGTGAGCCGTGGTATGAAGCTGGTAGCCGATTTTGAGCTTTCAGCTTTGCTGGTCACCCGCTCAGAGCAAGGGATGACCTTGCTACAGCCGGGCAAACCGCCATTACATTTACCGACTCAAGCACAAGAAGTATTTGATGTGACCGGTGCCGGTGACACGGTTATTGGGGTGTTGGCTGCTGCATTGGCGGCGGGAAATACACTTGAAGAATCTTGCTTCCTGGCGAATGCCGCTGCTGGCGTGGTGGTCGGTAAATTGGGGACGTCGACAGTTTCTCCAATTGAGCTGGAAAATGCTATCCGTGGCCGTGCTGAAACAGGTTTCGGCGTGATGGATGAGCAACAACTGAAAAAAGCGGTGGCGCAAGCCCGCCAGCGCGGCGAAAAAGTCGTGATGACCAACGGCATCTTTGACATTCTCCATGCCGGTCATGTTTCTTACTTAGCCAATGCTCGCAAGCTGGGTGACCGCCTGATTGTGGCGGTGAACAGCGATGCTTCCACCAAACGATTGAAAGGTGAAAAACGCCCCGTAAATCCATTGGATCAGCGCATGATTGTCTTGGGCGCACTGGAAGCCGTGGATTGGGTGGTGCCATTTGAAGAAGATACCCCGCAGCGCTTAGTTGCTGATATTTTGCCGGATTTACTGGTGAAAGGTGGCGATTATAAACCGGATGAAATTGCCGGTAGCGCAGAAGTGTGGGCCGCTGGTGGGGAAGTGAAAGTGCTGAATTTTGAAGATGGTGTTTCGACCACTAATATTATTCAGTCCATCAAGAATGGCCGAGGTTGA
- the glnE gene encoding bifunctional [glutamate--ammonia ligase]-adenylyl-L-tyrosine phosphorylase/[glutamate--ammonia-ligase] adenylyltransferase encodes MLPLPSELQIQAQNIQQRFNELPAPPSLREEDIAVLALSDFVSDMLLIHPDWLDELHQQPPQPQEWQFYPQWLSQALAEVQDEAALLAALRLFRRRIMVRIAWSQARETSTTTETLQQLSWLAESMIVAARDWLYQACCREFGTPCNADNVPQPLLILGMGKLGGGELNFSSDIDLIFAYPENGQTQGGRRQLDNAQFFTRLGQRLIKALDQQTIDGFVYRVDMRLRPFGDSGPLVLSFAALEDYYQEQGRDWERYAMVKARLMGGAEDHYSKELRQTLRPFVFRRYIDFSVIQSLRNMKGMIAREVRRRGLKDNIKLGAGGIREIEFITQVFQLIRGGREPRLQQRALLPTLQAVAELGLLPEQQVAALSGSYLFLRRLENLLQAIGDEQTQTLPSDALNQARLACGMGYADWAALSAALEHNMQAVRLVFDDLIGDDTPDIGEDPCHGLYKSLWQDALEESDLAPLTPHLDEAARRQLLTTIHHFRHDVDKRTIGPRGREVLDQLMPRLFAEVCPRPDANVALSRLIQLLLSIVTRTTYLELLVEYHAALKHVIRLCSASPMVASQLARYPLLLDELLDPQSLYQPLEPSAYRDELRQYLLRVPPDDEEQQLEALRQFKQAQQLRIAAGDITEALPVMKVSDHLTYLAEAIIDAVIQQAWGQMVARYGQPSHLQQREGRGFAVIGYGKLGGWELGYSSDLDLVFLLDCPLDVMTDGERSIDGRQFYLRLAQRVMHLFSTRTSSGILYEVDARLRPSGEAGMLVSTVEAFADYQQNEAWTWEHQALVRARIVYGDPELHQEFDAIRQHILCRHREDPQLQQEVREMREKMRNHLGSKQRDIFDIKADEGGITDIEFIAQYLVLRYAASEPRLTRWSDNVRIFELMANYDIMPEAEAAALTRAYVTMRDEIHHLALQEQSSKVSADCFAAERAQVAASWHKWLVAAPTGA; translated from the coding sequence ATGTTGCCACTCCCTTCGGAATTACAGATTCAGGCGCAGAATATACAGCAGCGCTTTAATGAGTTACCGGCTCCGCCGAGCTTGCGTGAAGAAGATATTGCAGTATTGGCGTTGAGTGATTTTGTCAGTGACATGTTACTGATTCATCCTGATTGGCTGGATGAGCTGCATCAGCAGCCGCCACAACCGCAGGAGTGGCAATTTTATCCACAATGGCTTAGTCAAGCACTGGCCGAGGTGCAAGACGAAGCCGCGCTATTAGCGGCGCTGCGGCTATTTCGTCGTCGGATTATGGTGCGCATTGCCTGGTCTCAGGCGCGAGAGACCAGCACCACGACAGAGACTTTGCAACAGCTCAGTTGGTTGGCTGAAAGCATGATTGTTGCTGCGCGCGATTGGCTATATCAGGCTTGTTGTCGTGAGTTTGGCACGCCCTGTAATGCGGATAATGTGCCGCAGCCCTTGCTGATTTTGGGCATGGGGAAATTAGGCGGCGGTGAACTGAATTTCTCGTCGGATATCGACTTGATTTTTGCTTACCCGGAAAATGGTCAGACTCAGGGCGGGCGGCGTCAGTTGGATAATGCTCAGTTTTTTACCCGCTTGGGCCAACGGCTGATTAAGGCGTTAGACCAGCAAACTATCGACGGTTTTGTCTATCGTGTGGACATGCGTTTGCGCCCATTTGGCGATAGCGGCCCACTGGTGCTGAGTTTTGCCGCACTGGAAGATTATTACCAAGAACAAGGGCGCGATTGGGAGCGCTACGCTATGGTGAAAGCTCGCCTGATGGGCGGTGCGGAAGACCATTACAGCAAGGAACTGCGCCAAACCCTACGGCCCTTTGTTTTCCGCCGTTATATTGATTTCAGTGTGATTCAGTCATTGCGTAACATGAAAGGGATGATTGCCCGTGAAGTGCGCCGGCGCGGTCTGAAAGACAATATCAAACTGGGGGCGGGTGGAATTCGTGAAATCGAGTTTATCACCCAGGTATTTCAGTTGATTCGAGGGGGCCGCGAACCGCGTCTGCAACAGCGCGCTTTGCTGCCGACCTTACAGGCTGTGGCAGAGCTAGGATTATTGCCGGAACAACAGGTGGCCGCGCTCAGTGGTAGCTATCTGTTTTTGCGCCGTTTAGAGAATCTGTTGCAAGCTATTGGCGATGAGCAAACACAAACATTACCCAGTGACGCGCTAAATCAGGCCCGATTAGCTTGCGGTATGGGCTATGCAGATTGGGCTGCTCTGAGTGCCGCGTTAGAGCATAATATGCAAGCTGTGCGCTTAGTCTTTGATGACCTAATTGGCGACGATACCCCCGATATTGGCGAAGATCCTTGCCATGGTTTGTATAAAAGCTTGTGGCAGGATGCATTGGAAGAGAGTGATTTAGCCCCTCTGACTCCGCATTTAGACGAAGCAGCGCGCCGCCAGTTGTTGACCACTATTCATCATTTTCGCCATGATGTTGATAAACGCACTATTGGCCCGCGTGGTCGTGAGGTACTGGACCAACTGATGCCGCGTCTGTTTGCTGAGGTTTGCCCACGGCCCGATGCTAATGTTGCCCTCAGCCGCCTGATTCAATTGCTGCTGAGTATCGTGACCCGCACCACCTATCTGGAATTGCTGGTCGAATACCACGCGGCACTAAAACATGTTATTCGCTTATGTTCTGCCTCTCCGATGGTCGCCAGCCAGTTAGCCCGCTACCCCCTGTTATTGGATGAACTGCTCGATCCTCAATCTCTCTATCAGCCGTTGGAACCCAGCGCTTATCGTGATGAATTACGTCAATATTTGTTGCGGGTGCCACCCGATGATGAAGAGCAACAACTGGAAGCATTGCGCCAGTTTAAACAGGCTCAACAATTGCGTATTGCCGCCGGAGATATCACCGAGGCGCTGCCGGTAATGAAAGTGAGCGATCACTTAACCTACCTGGCGGAGGCCATTATTGATGCGGTTATCCAGCAAGCCTGGGGGCAGATGGTGGCGCGTTATGGTCAGCCCAGCCATTTGCAGCAGCGCGAGGGCCGTGGTTTCGCGGTGATTGGTTATGGCAAATTGGGGGGCTGGGAGTTGGGTTACAGCTCAGATTTGGATCTGGTATTCCTGCTCGATTGCCCGCTGGATGTGATGACAGACGGCGAGCGGAGCATTGATGGCCGCCAATTCTATTTGCGTTTAGCCCAGCGCGTAATGCATTTGTTCAGCACTCGCACCTCGTCAGGGATTCTGTATGAAGTTGATGCGCGGCTAAGGCCATCCGGGGAAGCGGGTATGTTGGTGAGCACCGTCGAGGCTTTTGCTGATTACCAACAAAATGAAGCTTGGACGTGGGAGCATCAAGCGCTGGTGCGCGCCCGCATTGTCTATGGTGACCCTGAGTTGCATCAAGAGTTTGATGCCATTCGCCAACATATCCTTTGCCGTCATCGCGAAGACCCGCAATTACAGCAAGAGGTCCGCGAAATGCGCGAGAAGATGCGCAATCATTTGGGCAGTAAACAGCGCGATATCTTTGATATCAAAGCCGATGAGGGCGGGATCACTGATATTGAGTTTATCGCGCAATATTTAGTGTTGCGCTATGCCGCCAGTGAGCCGCGTTTGACCCGCTGGTCTGATAATGTGCGAATTTTCGAGTTAATGGCCAATTACGACATTATGCCGGAGGCAGAAGCGGCGGCATTGACTCGCGCTTATGTCACCATGCGTGATGAGATTCATCATCTGGCCTTGCAGGAGCAATCTAGCAAGGTCTCTGCTGATTGTTTTGCCGCAGAAAGAGCACAGGTAGCCGCCAGTTGGCATAAATGGTTGGTTGCAGCGCCGACCGGCGCATAG
- a CDS encoding inorganic triphosphatase: MTVEIELKFIATPAAIAALPERITSWQSQHFAPQTLTNIYFETADNRLRQHDIGLRIRGYDGRYEMTVKTGGKVVGGLHQRPEYNVDLDSEKLDLARFPADIWPEGWVVDALQDELQPLFRTDFTREKWVITYGESEIELALDQGTISSKAADGSNELSEPLSEIELELKKGNQADLLALAAELAQIGGLRQGNLSKAARGYHLAQGNPPRELRPLLVLQPAPKSTVEQGMIAGLEMALDHWQYHEELWLRGEPAAKAMIIEALGMVRQTLAIFGGLVPRKASTELRALLLALEPQLEPKNANAEVICYSADYLKCKLALTSWLVTAGWRPFMDDKALAKFNGSFKRFCDIMLSRSAADLKEAFGHHLDDDGYLAQLPRLNRQIMAFQLLSGFYPQNEWHPYIDGWFGLQLAIMERQGHWRDTARKEALAQPAFWLNGAAS, translated from the coding sequence ATGACCGTTGAAATAGAATTAAAATTTATTGCTACTCCTGCGGCCATTGCCGCTTTACCGGAGCGAATCACCTCTTGGCAAAGCCAGCATTTTGCGCCGCAAACTCTGACGAATATCTATTTTGAAACGGCGGATAACCGTCTACGCCAACATGATATTGGTTTACGAATTCGTGGTTATGACGGCCGCTATGAAATGACGGTTAAAACTGGCGGTAAAGTCGTCGGCGGTTTACATCAACGGCCTGAATATAACGTTGATCTTGATAGCGAGAAGTTAGATTTAGCGCGTTTCCCTGCCGATATTTGGCCGGAAGGTTGGGTGGTTGATGCGCTACAAGACGAATTGCAGCCGTTATTCCGTACCGATTTTACTCGTGAGAAGTGGGTAATCACTTACGGTGAGAGCGAGATAGAGCTTGCCCTTGACCAAGGTACAATCTCATCTAAAGCTGCGGATGGCAGCAATGAGCTGTCAGAGCCACTGAGCGAGATTGAGTTGGAGCTTAAAAAAGGTAATCAGGCAGATTTACTGGCACTGGCGGCTGAGCTGGCACAAATCGGCGGTTTGCGTCAGGGGAATTTGAGTAAAGCGGCTCGCGGTTATCATTTGGCACAAGGTAATCCCCCGCGTGAATTGCGCCCATTGTTGGTCTTGCAGCCCGCGCCGAAATCTACCGTCGAACAGGGAATGATTGCGGGGCTAGAAATGGCGTTGGATCACTGGCAATACCACGAAGAGCTATGGTTGCGCGGTGAACCAGCAGCTAAGGCTATGATTATTGAAGCTTTAGGTATGGTTCGCCAAACCTTGGCTATTTTCGGCGGATTGGTGCCACGTAAAGCCAGCACCGAATTACGCGCTTTATTGTTAGCGCTAGAACCCCAGTTAGAGCCGAAAAATGCCAATGCCGAGGTCATCTGCTATAGCGCCGATTATCTGAAATGTAAGTTAGCGCTCACATCGTGGCTGGTGACTGCTGGCTGGCGGCCATTTATGGATGACAAAGCGCTGGCTAAATTTAATGGCTCATTTAAACGCTTCTGCGACATCATGCTCAGCCGCAGTGCCGCTGATCTGAAAGAGGCCTTTGGTCATCATCTGGATGATGATGGCTATTTGGCACAACTCCCGCGTTTAAACCGGCAGATTATGGCGTTCCAATTACTCTCTGGTTTCTATCCACAAAATGAATGGCATCCATACATTGATGGCTGGTTTGGTCTACAACTGGCGATTATGGAACGGCAGGGCCACTGGCGTGATACCGCTCGTAAGGAAGCTTTAGCTCAGCCAGCGTTTTGGCTGAATGGTGCAGCTAGTTAA
- a CDS encoding TIGR04211 family SH3 domain-containing protein, with product MQKLRLICLAVLSLSISLGAYAEEKRYISDELDTYVHSGPGNQYRIVGTLKGGDEVTLISVNDSTNYGQIRDSKGKTTWIPLDQLSETPSLRVRVPDLEQQVKTLTDKLANIDNSWNQRTAEMQQKVAASDSVISELQKENESLKNQLIVAQKKVSAVNLQLDDKQRTIILQWFMYGGGVAGIGLLIGLVLPHLIPSRKKNNRWMN from the coding sequence ATGCAGAAATTACGCCTAATTTGCCTCGCAGTGCTCAGTCTCAGTATTTCCCTGGGCGCTTACGCTGAAGAAAAACGCTACATCTCTGATGAGCTGGATACCTACGTTCATAGCGGCCCCGGTAACCAATACCGTATTGTTGGCACGCTAAAAGGTGGGGATGAAGTTACCTTGATAAGCGTTAATGACAGCACAAATTACGGCCAAATCCGCGACAGCAAAGGTAAAACCACCTGGATCCCACTGGATCAATTGAGCGAAACCCCCAGCTTGCGCGTCCGGGTTCCTGACCTTGAACAACAGGTCAAAACACTGACAGATAAACTGGCTAATATTGATAATAGCTGGAATCAGCGCACCGCAGAAATGCAACAAAAAGTGGCTGCCAGCGACAGTGTGATTTCCGAATTACAAAAAGAAAATGAGTCACTGAAAAACCAGTTAATCGTTGCTCAGAAGAAAGTCAGCGCCGTGAATCTGCAATTGGATGACAAGCAGCGCACTATTATTCTGCAATGGTTTATGTACGGTGGCGGTGTAGCCGGTATCGGCCTGCTGATTGGTTTAGTGCTGCCACATCTGATACCCAGCCGTAAAAAGAATAATCGCTGGATGAACTGA
- a CDS encoding multifunctional CCA addition/repair protein yields the protein MKIYLVGGAVRDSLLNLPVTEQDWVVVGATPEQLLARGYQQVGKDFPVFLHPDSHEEYALARTERKSGQGYTGFTCYAAPDVTLEEDLLRRDLTINAIARSHEGELFDPYNGRQDLENRVLRHVSDAFGEDPLRVLRVARFAARFAHLGFTVAPETQSLMASMAKSGELSALTPERVWKETEKALKTQSPQIYFQVLRDCGALAVLFPEIERLFGVPAPEKWHPEIDTGIHTLMTLAIAAQLSPEVDVRFAALCHDLGKGLTPKEFWPHHHGHGPAGVKLVEQLCQRLRVPNPVRDLAKLVAEYHDLIHTANKLRPETLLKLFDAIDVWRKPERLEQMIMTSEADARGRTGFEENPYPQGDYLRAAYHIANGVSVQEIVASGLQGLAIRDELKRRRQQALAQWKQTQEVISP from the coding sequence ATGAAGATTTATCTGGTCGGCGGTGCCGTACGCGACAGCCTATTAAATCTACCGGTCACCGAGCAGGATTGGGTGGTGGTGGGCGCTACGCCAGAACAGCTGCTGGCGCGGGGCTACCAGCAGGTGGGTAAAGATTTCCCGGTATTTCTTCACCCCGACAGCCATGAAGAATATGCATTGGCCCGCACCGAACGTAAATCAGGTCAGGGCTATACCGGCTTCACTTGCTACGCCGCCCCCGATGTCACACTGGAAGAAGATTTACTGCGCCGCGATTTGACCATCAACGCCATTGCCCGCAGCCATGAGGGGGAGCTATTTGATCCCTACAATGGCCGGCAAGACTTAGAGAACCGCGTGTTACGCCATGTCTCTGATGCATTTGGTGAAGATCCGCTGCGTGTTTTGCGTGTTGCCCGTTTCGCCGCCCGTTTTGCTCACTTGGGCTTTACGGTAGCCCCAGAGACTCAATCATTGATGGCCTCAATGGCCAAAAGTGGCGAACTTTCGGCTCTAACACCCGAACGAGTGTGGAAAGAGACTGAAAAAGCACTGAAAACCCAAAGCCCGCAGATCTATTTTCAGGTATTACGCGATTGCGGTGCACTGGCTGTACTGTTCCCCGAAATTGAGCGCCTATTTGGCGTGCCTGCACCAGAAAAATGGCATCCGGAAATTGATACCGGCATCCACACTCTGATGACGCTAGCTATTGCCGCTCAGCTCAGCCCTGAAGTTGACGTGCGCTTTGCTGCGCTTTGTCATGATTTAGGTAAAGGGCTGACACCGAAAGAATTTTGGCCCCATCATCATGGACATGGCCCTGCAGGAGTCAAATTAGTCGAGCAGCTATGCCAGCGTTTACGGGTGCCGAATCCAGTGCGTGATTTAGCCAAACTAGTGGCGGAATACCACGATCTTATTCATACGGCGAATAAGCTCCGCCCTGAAACTCTGCTTAAACTGTTTGATGCTATTGATGTTTGGCGCAAACCAGAGCGCCTTGAGCAGATGATAATGACCAGCGAGGCAGATGCCCGGGGTCGCACCGGATTTGAAGAAAACCCTTATCCACAGGGCGATTACTTACGCGCGGCATACCATATTGCTAATGGAGTGTCGGTGCAGGAAATAGTCGCCAGTGGGCTACAAGGTTTGGCTATTCGAGATGAACTGAAACGCCGCCGTCAACAAGCCTTAGCCCAATGGAAACAAACTCAAGAAGTGATTTCACCCTAA
- the bacA gene encoding undecaprenyl-diphosphate phosphatase, with amino-acid sequence MTDIYSLFVAFVLGVVEGLTEFLPVSSTGHMIIVGELLGFTGDKAKTFEVIIQLGSILAVVVVFWRRLFGLIGIHFGKVPHEGKTSGHLTLGHILLAMIPAVGLGLAFHDVIKSLFNPQSVMYALVAGGLLLLAAEWFKPKNPKAIGLDDITYRQAFAIGCFQCLALWPGFSRSGATISGGMLVGVNRYAASEFSFILAVPMMLGASALDLYKSLHFLSWGDLPMFAVGFITAFIVALIAIKTFLSLIKRISFVPFAIYRFIVAGAVYWVFM; translated from the coding sequence ATGACGGATATATATTCGCTGTTTGTAGCTTTTGTTTTGGGCGTGGTTGAAGGACTGACTGAGTTCCTGCCGGTTTCATCTACTGGGCATATGATTATTGTCGGCGAGCTATTGGGCTTTACCGGCGACAAAGCAAAAACCTTTGAAGTCATTATTCAGTTAGGGTCGATTCTGGCTGTGGTGGTGGTGTTCTGGCGGCGCTTATTCGGGCTTATTGGTATCCATTTTGGCAAAGTGCCTCATGAGGGTAAAACCAGCGGGCACCTGACCTTGGGCCATATTTTACTGGCGATGATCCCTGCGGTCGGTTTGGGGTTGGCTTTCCACGACGTCATTAAATCGTTATTTAATCCGCAAAGTGTCATGTACGCCTTGGTTGCTGGTGGTTTGCTCTTACTGGCGGCAGAGTGGTTTAAACCTAAAAATCCGAAGGCCATTGGGCTGGATGATATTACCTATCGCCAAGCCTTTGCTATTGGTTGCTTCCAGTGTTTGGCATTATGGCCAGGTTTCTCGCGATCCGGTGCAACCATTTCAGGCGGGATGTTGGTCGGTGTGAACCGCTATGCGGCCTCTGAATTTTCCTTTATTTTGGCCGTCCCAATGATGCTCGGGGCCAGCGCTTTAGATTTGTATAAAAGTCTACATTTCCTGAGCTGGGGCGATTTACCGATGTTTGCTGTCGGGTTTATTACTGCATTTATCGTCGCACTGATTGCTATCAAAACCTTCCTGTCACTGATTAAGCGTATCTCTTTCGTGCCTTTTGCGATTTATCGCTTTATTGTCGCGGGAGCGGTGTACTGGGTCTTTATGTAA